One stretch of Corvus hawaiiensis isolate bCorHaw1 chromosome 1, bCorHaw1.pri.cur, whole genome shotgun sequence DNA includes these proteins:
- the OXNAD1 gene encoding oxidoreductase NAD-binding domain-containing protein 1 isoform X2: protein MAPGSGGSGTGGREEAAPDGASGRDSPSRDAAAGTSDSEDCLVIMARATIYVGCTVPQLLRGAQSRIFPSDSALGVLRRSAFCYCTGSSTIKSKRKMDHLERTANNFRQEVITQAKVCGITNESETVKRLRLAIANKDFTFKAGQWVDFFIPGVSVVGGFSICSSPSLLKREGILELAVKYTVHPPAHWIHTECTLDSEVALRVGADLHGYQEGKGNRHKLGTVKLYYSAKTTSELLFKKNILGLMKAFPGKITCCFHVTQQRSQICEELQPHVTEGRISEKDLEKHVSNDTSWYICGPPPMIESISKLLANIGVPRNCVFFEKWW, encoded by the exons gaacCAGTGATTCTGAAGACTGCCTGGTCATCATGGCTCGTGCTACTATTTATGTGGGTTGCACTGTTCCTCAGTTACTGAGAGGTGCTCAGAGCAGaatttttccctctgattctGCATTGGGGGTGTTGAGGCGTTCTGCTTTTTGTTACTGCACAGGGAGCAG cacaataaaatcaaaaaggaaaatggatcATCTAGAGAGGACAGCAAATAATTTTCGACAGGAG GTAATTACACAAGCAAAAGTGTGTGGAATCACCAATGAATCAGAAACAGTCAAAAGACTTCGTTTGGCTATTGCAAATAAGGATTTTACTTTCAAAGCAGGACAATG GGTTGATTTCTTTATTCCTGGGGTATCTGTCGTTGGGGGATTCTCAATATGTTCAAGCCCCAGCCTGTTAAAACGGGAAGGAATACTAGAGCTGGCAGTAAAGTACACTGTTCATCCTCCTGCTCACTGGATTCACACTGAG TGTACTCTTGACTCAGAAGTGGCTCTGCGAGTGGGAG CAGATCTTCATGGATACCAAGAGGGTAAAGGAAATAGACACAAATTGGGAACAGTGAAGCTGTACTACAGTGCAAAAACTACAAGCGAACTCTTATTTAAG AAGAATATTCTTGGTTTGATGAAGGCGTTTCCTGGGAAGATCACATGTTGTTTCCACGTTACCCAGCAGCGCTCACAGAtctgtgaagaactgcagccacACGTTACAG agGGAAGAATATCTGAAAAGGATCTAGAGAAACATGTATCTAATGATACCTCATGGTACATCTGTGGCCCACCTCCAATGATAGAATCTATATCCAAACTACTTGCCAACATTGGTGTTCCTagaaactgtgttttctttgagaAATGGTGGTAG
- the OXNAD1 gene encoding oxidoreductase NAD-binding domain-containing protein 1 isoform X1, translating into MAPGSGGSGTGGREEAAPDGASGRDSPSRDAAAGTSDSEDCLVIMARATIYVGCTVPQLLRGAQSRIFPSDSALGVLRRSAFCYCTGSSTIKSKRKMDHLERTANNFRQEVITQAKVCGITNESETVKRLRLAIANKDFTFKAGQWVDFFIPGVSVVGGFSICSSPSLLKREGILELAVKYTVHPPAHWIHTECTLDSEVALRVGGDFFFDPQPGDSPVNLVLIAGGVGINPLFSILLHIADLHGYQEGKGNRHKLGTVKLYYSAKTTSELLFKKNILGLMKAFPGKITCCFHVTQQRSQICEELQPHVTEGRISEKDLEKHVSNDTSWYICGPPPMIESISKLLANIGVPRNCVFFEKWW; encoded by the exons gaacCAGTGATTCTGAAGACTGCCTGGTCATCATGGCTCGTGCTACTATTTATGTGGGTTGCACTGTTCCTCAGTTACTGAGAGGTGCTCAGAGCAGaatttttccctctgattctGCATTGGGGGTGTTGAGGCGTTCTGCTTTTTGTTACTGCACAGGGAGCAG cacaataaaatcaaaaaggaaaatggatcATCTAGAGAGGACAGCAAATAATTTTCGACAGGAG GTAATTACACAAGCAAAAGTGTGTGGAATCACCAATGAATCAGAAACAGTCAAAAGACTTCGTTTGGCTATTGCAAATAAGGATTTTACTTTCAAAGCAGGACAATG GGTTGATTTCTTTATTCCTGGGGTATCTGTCGTTGGGGGATTCTCAATATGTTCAAGCCCCAGCCTGTTAAAACGGGAAGGAATACTAGAGCTGGCAGTAAAGTACACTGTTCATCCTCCTGCTCACTGGATTCACACTGAG TGTACTCTTGACTCAGAAGTGGCTCTGCGAGTGGGAGGTGATTTCTTCTTTGATCCTCAACCTGGTGATTCCCCAGTAAACCTAGTGCTGATAGCAGGGGGTGTTGGAATTAACCCATTGTTTTCTATACTGCTGCATATAGCAGATCTTCATGGATACCAAGAGGGTAAAGGAAATAGACACAAATTGGGAACAGTGAAGCTGTACTACAGTGCAAAAACTACAAGCGAACTCTTATTTAAG AAGAATATTCTTGGTTTGATGAAGGCGTTTCCTGGGAAGATCACATGTTGTTTCCACGTTACCCAGCAGCGCTCACAGAtctgtgaagaactgcagccacACGTTACAG agGGAAGAATATCTGAAAAGGATCTAGAGAAACATGTATCTAATGATACCTCATGGTACATCTGTGGCCCACCTCCAATGATAGAATCTATATCCAAACTACTTGCCAACATTGGTGTTCCTagaaactgtgttttctttgagaAATGGTGGTAG
- the OXNAD1 gene encoding oxidoreductase NAD-binding domain-containing protein 1 isoform X3 has translation MAPGSGGSGTGGREEAAPDGASGRDSPSRDAAAGTSDSEDCLVIMARATIYVGCTVPQLLRGAQSRIFPSDSALGVLRRSAFCYCTGSSTIKSKRKMDHLERTANNFRQEVITQAKVCGITNESETVKRLRLAIANKDFTFKAGQWVDFFIPGVSVVGGFSICSSPSLLKREGILELAVKYTVHPPAHWIHTECTLDSEVALRVGDLHGYQEGKGNRHKLGTVKLYYSAKTTSELLFKKNILGLMKAFPGKITCCFHVTQQRSQICEELQPHVTEGRISEKDLEKHVSNDTSWYICGPPPMIESISKLLANIGVPRNCVFFEKWW, from the exons gaacCAGTGATTCTGAAGACTGCCTGGTCATCATGGCTCGTGCTACTATTTATGTGGGTTGCACTGTTCCTCAGTTACTGAGAGGTGCTCAGAGCAGaatttttccctctgattctGCATTGGGGGTGTTGAGGCGTTCTGCTTTTTGTTACTGCACAGGGAGCAG cacaataaaatcaaaaaggaaaatggatcATCTAGAGAGGACAGCAAATAATTTTCGACAGGAG GTAATTACACAAGCAAAAGTGTGTGGAATCACCAATGAATCAGAAACAGTCAAAAGACTTCGTTTGGCTATTGCAAATAAGGATTTTACTTTCAAAGCAGGACAATG GGTTGATTTCTTTATTCCTGGGGTATCTGTCGTTGGGGGATTCTCAATATGTTCAAGCCCCAGCCTGTTAAAACGGGAAGGAATACTAGAGCTGGCAGTAAAGTACACTGTTCATCCTCCTGCTCACTGGATTCACACTGAG TGTACTCTTGACTCAGAAGTGGCTCTGCGAGTGGGAG ATCTTCATGGATACCAAGAGGGTAAAGGAAATAGACACAAATTGGGAACAGTGAAGCTGTACTACAGTGCAAAAACTACAAGCGAACTCTTATTTAAG AAGAATATTCTTGGTTTGATGAAGGCGTTTCCTGGGAAGATCACATGTTGTTTCCACGTTACCCAGCAGCGCTCACAGAtctgtgaagaactgcagccacACGTTACAG agGGAAGAATATCTGAAAAGGATCTAGAGAAACATGTATCTAATGATACCTCATGGTACATCTGTGGCCCACCTCCAATGATAGAATCTATATCCAAACTACTTGCCAACATTGGTGTTCCTagaaactgtgttttctttgagaAATGGTGGTAG
- the OXNAD1 gene encoding oxidoreductase NAD-binding domain-containing protein 1 isoform X4: protein MARATIYVGCTVPQLLRGAQSRIFPSDSALGVLRRSAFCYCTGSSTIKSKRKMDHLERTANNFRQEVITQAKVCGITNESETVKRLRLAIANKDFTFKAGQWVDFFIPGVSVVGGFSICSSPSLLKREGILELAVKYTVHPPAHWIHTECTLDSEVALRVGGDFFFDPQPGDSPVNLVLIAGGVGINPLFSILLHIADLHGYQEGKGNRHKLGTVKLYYSAKTTSELLFKKNILGLMKAFPGKITCCFHVTQQRSQICEELQPHVTEGRISEKDLEKHVSNDTSWYICGPPPMIESISKLLANIGVPRNCVFFEKWW, encoded by the exons ATGGCTCGTGCTACTATTTATGTGGGTTGCACTGTTCCTCAGTTACTGAGAGGTGCTCAGAGCAGaatttttccctctgattctGCATTGGGGGTGTTGAGGCGTTCTGCTTTTTGTTACTGCACAGGGAGCAG cacaataaaatcaaaaaggaaaatggatcATCTAGAGAGGACAGCAAATAATTTTCGACAGGAG GTAATTACACAAGCAAAAGTGTGTGGAATCACCAATGAATCAGAAACAGTCAAAAGACTTCGTTTGGCTATTGCAAATAAGGATTTTACTTTCAAAGCAGGACAATG GGTTGATTTCTTTATTCCTGGGGTATCTGTCGTTGGGGGATTCTCAATATGTTCAAGCCCCAGCCTGTTAAAACGGGAAGGAATACTAGAGCTGGCAGTAAAGTACACTGTTCATCCTCCTGCTCACTGGATTCACACTGAG TGTACTCTTGACTCAGAAGTGGCTCTGCGAGTGGGAGGTGATTTCTTCTTTGATCCTCAACCTGGTGATTCCCCAGTAAACCTAGTGCTGATAGCAGGGGGTGTTGGAATTAACCCATTGTTTTCTATACTGCTGCATATAGCAGATCTTCATGGATACCAAGAGGGTAAAGGAAATAGACACAAATTGGGAACAGTGAAGCTGTACTACAGTGCAAAAACTACAAGCGAACTCTTATTTAAG AAGAATATTCTTGGTTTGATGAAGGCGTTTCCTGGGAAGATCACATGTTGTTTCCACGTTACCCAGCAGCGCTCACAGAtctgtgaagaactgcagccacACGTTACAG agGGAAGAATATCTGAAAAGGATCTAGAGAAACATGTATCTAATGATACCTCATGGTACATCTGTGGCCCACCTCCAATGATAGAATCTATATCCAAACTACTTGCCAACATTGGTGTTCCTagaaactgtgttttctttgagaAATGGTGGTAG